The following are encoded in a window of Pseudalgibacter alginicilyticus genomic DNA:
- a CDS encoding RNA polymerase sigma factor: MGEKKIHEDQKYVVGLLQNNSFVIQSIYDKFVPKVINYIKQNSGSVDEAQDVIQETLITIYNQAKEKKLKLTCPFDAYFFLLCKRKWLNELKKSSNKEVTINEEVLYKDDEAQELAFETSVFGQQEALFTEMFNKLGTACRDLLTATFKIKSMEEVAKNLGVTYAYARKRKSLCIGKLTEMVQESPKFNQLNN; encoded by the coding sequence ATGGGTGAAAAAAAAATACATGAAGATCAAAAATATGTAGTTGGATTGCTGCAAAATAACTCATTTGTTATTCAATCTATATACGATAAGTTTGTACCAAAAGTTATTAATTATATAAAACAGAACAGTGGTAGTGTAGATGAAGCTCAAGATGTAATCCAAGAAACTTTAATAACCATATACAACCAAGCAAAAGAAAAAAAGTTGAAATTAACTTGTCCTTTTGATGCATACTTTTTTTTACTGTGTAAACGCAAATGGTTGAATGAATTAAAAAAATCTTCCAATAAAGAGGTAACAATTAATGAAGAAGTGTTATATAAAGATGACGAGGCTCAAGAATTGGCTTTTGAAACGTCTGTATTTGGCCAACAAGAAGCTCTGTTTACAGAAATGTTTAATAAGTTAGGAACCGCGTGTAGAGATTTACTTACTGCTACTTTTAAAATAAAGTCTATGGAAGAAGTGGCCAAAAATTTAGGTGTTACTTACGCTTACGCAAGGAAAAGAAAATCTTTATGTATCGGGAAATTAACAGAAATGGTTCAAGAGTCGCCTAAATTTAACCAACTTAATAATTAA